The proteins below come from a single Gimesia alba genomic window:
- a CDS encoding dioxygenase family protein, with translation MLDAKGQPLRNAFVEIWQVDSKASYIHTRGENKDGRDGNFQGYGRFLTDSKGQYYFRTIKPVPYRAGRGFRTPHIHVAVSKNGKRILTTQLLINGHELNSEDGVYRQIREPELRKSILVDFKPLPQSKLGELAANFDIVLGKTAEENEDGTIKGGIGKSQLSRRPPRRRN, from the coding sequence GTGCTGGATGCCAAAGGACAACCGCTCAGAAATGCGTTCGTCGAAATCTGGCAGGTGGACAGCAAAGCTTCCTATATTCATACGCGTGGCGAAAACAAAGATGGCCGGGACGGAAACTTTCAAGGCTATGGCCGTTTTCTGACCGATTCCAAAGGGCAGTATTACTTCCGCACCATTAAACCGGTTCCCTATCGGGCTGGTCGCGGGTTTCGTACGCCGCACATTCATGTCGCCGTCAGCAAAAACGGAAAACGCATTCTGACGACACAGTTATTAATTAACGGTCATGAACTCAACTCGGAAGATGGCGTTTATCGCCAGATCAGAGAGCCCGAACTGCGCAAATCGATTCTGGTCGATTTCAAACCGTTACCTCAATCCAAGCTCGGCGAACTGGCTGCCAACTTTGATATCGTTTTGGGCAAAACTGCGGAAGAGAACGAAGATGGAACCATCAAGGGGGGCATCGGAAAGTCTCAGCTTAGTCGCCGTCCTCCTCGTCGTCGTAATTGA